The genomic stretch TGGAAGCAACGGGGCTGATCAACAACCATGTCACGACCTGCCCGCGCCATGCCGCCTGCGCGGCGCTTGCGCGCTTACCAGCGGTTTAACGCGGCCTCGTCAGCATCTTTTGCCTCCACCCATGCGGCACCGGATAAGGTGATTTCCTTTTTCCAGAACGGCGCGCGGGATTTGAGGTAATCCATCAGGAAATCAGCGGCAGCAAAAGCCTCGGCCCGGTGGGCGGCGGCGGTTGCAACCATCATGATCGGGGCGGCCGGTTGCAACGGGCCAAAGCGGTGGATCACCAGCGCATCCGCCAAGGACCAGCGGGCCACGGCCTGATCCAGAATGCCAGTGATCGCGCGCTCGGTCATGCCGGG from Yoonia vestfoldensis encodes the following:
- a CDS encoding molybdenum cofactor biosynthesis protein MoaE, which produces MRVRVQQPAFDPGAELAGFATGRRDIGAIVSFTGVVRDTSGDLRHMLIEHYPGMTERAITGILDQAVARWSLADALVIHRFGPLQPAAPIMMVATAAAHRAEAFAAADFLMDYLKSRAPFWKKEITLSGAAWVEAKDADEAALNRW